TTTGCAAGCCATTGCTGGGTGCGGGGTCCTAAATAAAAGGCATAAATAACACCAAACAAAAGCCCGCCAACTACACGCAATAAGGCGATGAGCAAAGCAAAGATCAGCGTATATTTCGCGCCAATGACTAATTGGTCAAAAAGGCTGAACCCTAATTTATCGGAACCAAAGAAAAAGGGCTTTGTGGGCGCATGCGGCATTGCACTCAGCAGCTTTACACCGTCTTCTGAATAATAAAGTCTTACTTGGTCAACATGATTATCAGTTGTGACCGAATAAATAATGCTATAACTGATGGTTACAATGAAAAATAAAGCTCCAATTGCGAATTTCCAATTTTTCATATGACGACAAAAAGTAAAAAGTGCACTGATAAATGGACGGAATGGCGATATTTTTCTTATGTTAATCGATTGAAGAGAATAAGAGATGTTTTCATAGAATCTCTTTGCCGCTTCCCCCATATTGCGCATACCCCATTTGCGCCACCAAGAGCTCCGTCTTGTTTCATAAGATAATGGCAGGTCTTCTTTAAGCCAAATATCTACTAATTGGAACAGAAAGTAAAAAGGTGTAAAAATAAGACCCAAAGTAACAAAAATGGTTATAGGTTTGAAGTTATCAAGTAAGTAGAAGGTTAGTCCGTGGACGTTAAAAACACGCTCAATGATAAATTGGCTAGAAAGTGTTCCCCAAATAATAAGCTTGATATGATGAAACGAAAGGGGCATGATATTTTTTAAGATATGTCTAATTAAGATATTGAATTTGTCTATCCCTTTGCTTTTTACAAAGGTGACATATACCTTTAAAAACTCTTCCTCAATCATAAGGAGAAGGATTTTGAACATGGATACAAGCGGTAAAATCGCCAACGTGACAATCGGAGCAAAGTAGGCCTTTTCGGTAAAGCTGGCGACCCGAAATAAATCCACTCCAAACGACTTAAAGATCATAATCGATAATACTTGTAATAAGGTAGCGAGTATCAAGTCTGGAACAGATTCCAACACTTCAAGTAATCTCTTGATGGGACTAAGCACGATTTTAGGTAAAAAGGCCGACCCCAATGCGAGAAGAAGGGCAATACTAAAGCCTGCGAAAAGAGCACCTAACAGGAGTTGCATGGAATAAATAAATGCCGGCCCCATAATCTCCATCATTGGAGCACCACCCGTTTGCGACCTTTCGAACTTATAGACCCATGATTCTGGTTTCATTAAGTCCTTCCCAAACGAGAATAATTGTGCAAAATACCCTGTTGATTCTGGAGTTCCTCTAGTGGAAAAATATTGTGGAAAAATACTCACACAAAATATAGATACCATTCCAAGTAGATAGTATGTAAATAATCTAACTAACCTCAAAATCTCCCACCTCATTTCTCATTGAAAGTCATTACATTTGTATAATAGAAGTAGTTTCCC
This genomic stretch from Neobacillus niacini harbors:
- a CDS encoding ABC transporter permease; this encodes MRLVRLFTYYLLGMVSIFCVSIFPQYFSTRGTPESTGYFAQLFSFGKDLMKPESWVYKFERSQTGGAPMMEIMGPAFIYSMQLLLGALFAGFSIALLLALGSAFLPKIVLSPIKRLLEVLESVPDLILATLLQVLSIMIFKSFGVDLFRVASFTEKAYFAPIVTLAILPLVSMFKILLLMIEEEFLKVYVTFVKSKGIDKFNILIRHILKNIMPLSFHHIKLIIWGTLSSQFIIERVFNVHGLTFYLLDNFKPITIFVTLGLIFTPFYFLFQLVDIWLKEDLPLSYETRRSSWWRKWGMRNMGEAAKRFYENISYSLQSINIRKISPFRPFISALFTFCRHMKNWKFAIGALFFIVTISYSIIYSVTTDNHVDQVRLYYSEDGVKLLSAMPHAPTKPFFFGSDKLGFSLFDQLVIGAKYTLIFALLIALLRVVGGLLFGVIYAFYLGPRTQQWLAKLIDSIHFLPLSLVAYILLAPILMPAFTGFGYEFTYTFTERILLEMFILTILVVPLTSVLLGKEIKRVLDYEFIASARVLGGSRFHLFWRHIFPHIGARLTILLGTQFIQVLLIFIHLGIFKFFFGGTKLDFDPMGADPPMSITHEWSGLIGELGRTTIASGRYWYLWILAAFMLAIFAMQLIIQGVKEVQQVKVGVLYKLPKAQKKKAKHTHEVPSYQVTKDSFKVIGNESNSTLEFGVGKTFDRKIKPKFKRGFERGI